The Paenibacillus sp. MBLB1832 genome has a window encoding:
- a CDS encoding cob(I)yrinic acid a,c-diamide adenosyltransferase yields the protein MKIYTRTGDQGQTGVIGGRVDKDDDRVEAYGTTDELNCFVGQAISFMDPQKYPDLLPDLLQVQHELFDCGADLALLKPELRPYKVTADMVDALEAWIDKYDAETPDITRFILPGGGTVSSTLHVCRTVCRRAERLVVTLARTQEINPEVRRYLNRLSDFFFTIARTANFREGIADVEYVRSAEVFKRKS from the coding sequence ATGAAAATCTATACGCGAACTGGCGATCAGGGTCAAACGGGTGTCATTGGAGGTCGTGTTGACAAAGACGACGACCGTGTTGAAGCTTACGGTACGACGGATGAGCTGAATTGTTTCGTAGGTCAAGCGATAAGCTTCATGGATCCGCAGAAATACCCTGATCTACTGCCAGACCTACTGCAAGTGCAGCATGAATTGTTCGATTGCGGAGCCGATCTGGCGCTTCTCAAGCCGGAGCTTCGTCCTTACAAGGTAACCGCGGACATGGTCGATGCCTTGGAGGCGTGGATCGATAAATATGATGCGGAGACGCCGGATATTACGCGTTTTATTTTGCCTGGAGGAGGGACGGTTTCATCCACATTGCACGTCTGTCGAACCGTCTGCCGAAGAGCTGAACGTCTAGTCGTCACGCTGGCTCGCACGCAGGAGATTAATCCAGAGGTTCGTCGTTATCTCAATCGATTGTCGGATTTCTTCTTTACGATTGCCCGCACAGCGAATTTCCGTGAAGGAATTGCCGATGTGGAGTATGTACGCAGCGCCGAGGTGTTTAAACGCAAATCATGA
- a CDS encoding cobyric acid synthase has product MHNTASKSSVLMIQGTASDVGKSILTAALCRIFVEDGWRTAPFKSQNMSLNSYITWDGKEIGRAQGVQADACRIIATTDMNPILLKPKQDMVAQVVVHGKPYADLDARTYRESYLSQAEGIVKEALERLRNEHEIVVLEGAGSPAEVNLKDRDIVNMRLAGWADAPVLLVADIDRGGVFASIVGTLEILTQEERDRVQGFIINKFRGDVSLLKPGLDWLEERTGKPVLGVIPYLPQLGIEDEDSASLDSKRAQNQKFSSPNGKHPDQLDIAVLRLPRLSNFTDFDPLQEEPDVHFRYIEHLAEWGEPDVVLLPGSKNTMADLLYLRESGLAERIHSFARTEKGFVIGICAGYQMLGETLSDPGRYESDYEELQGLGLLPTATVFTADKRTVRVHGFSTLFADAGEALPIKGYEIHMGRTHVREESGAPFQITEVANGLPHHADGAASEDGRVWGTYIHGILHNDDFRRAWLNDIRMHRGLLPISQGLRFLERREAAFDRLAAHVRANLDMQRIYEMMRIEMRTKKGGKFQ; this is encoded by the coding sequence GTGCATAATACTGCTTCGAAATCGTCCGTCCTCATGATACAAGGAACAGCTTCGGATGTAGGCAAAAGTATTCTTACGGCAGCGCTCTGCCGTATTTTTGTGGAGGATGGGTGGCGGACGGCACCTTTTAAATCGCAAAATATGTCTCTCAATTCGTATATCACTTGGGATGGCAAAGAGATTGGCAGAGCGCAAGGTGTACAAGCTGATGCTTGCCGTATTATCGCCACGACGGATATGAACCCGATCCTCTTGAAGCCCAAGCAGGACATGGTGGCGCAAGTGGTTGTGCATGGCAAGCCTTATGCTGATTTGGATGCCAGAACATATCGCGAATCGTATTTATCACAAGCGGAAGGCATTGTGAAAGAGGCTTTGGAACGCTTGCGCAACGAACATGAAATTGTTGTTCTAGAAGGTGCTGGGAGCCCAGCGGAAGTCAATCTCAAGGATCGCGACATCGTCAATATGCGGCTTGCGGGCTGGGCCGATGCGCCTGTCCTTCTTGTGGCGGATATTGATCGTGGCGGTGTGTTCGCATCCATTGTGGGCACACTAGAAATCCTGACGCAGGAAGAACGAGATCGTGTGCAGGGCTTTATTATTAATAAATTTCGCGGAGATGTTAGCTTGCTGAAGCCCGGCCTTGATTGGCTCGAGGAGCGGACGGGGAAGCCTGTGCTTGGGGTTATTCCGTATTTGCCGCAATTGGGTATTGAGGATGAAGATTCGGCTTCACTGGATAGTAAGCGTGCACAGAACCAAAAGTTTTCATCCCCCAATGGCAAGCATCCCGATCAATTGGATATTGCTGTCCTGCGATTGCCTCGATTATCGAATTTCACCGATTTCGATCCACTGCAGGAGGAGCCCGATGTTCATTTCCGTTATATCGAGCACCTTGCCGAATGGGGTGAGCCTGATGTGGTGTTGCTGCCAGGCAGTAAGAATACGATGGCGGATTTACTTTATTTACGCGAGTCCGGCTTAGCGGAACGCATTCATTCTTTTGCCCGAACGGAGAAGGGCTTCGTCATAGGGATTTGTGCGGGGTATCAAATGCTTGGTGAAACCTTATCCGACCCTGGTAGATACGAATCGGATTATGAGGAGCTTCAAGGCTTGGGGCTGCTTCCGACGGCTACCGTTTTTACAGCGGATAAACGAACCGTGCGCGTGCACGGGTTTAGTACGCTTTTTGCCGACGCTGGAGAAGCGCTTCCGATTAAGGGATACGAAATCCACATGGGGCGTACACATGTAAGAGAGGAAAGTGGCGCACCTTTTCAAATCACAGAAGTGGCAAATGGACTCCCTCATCACGCGGATGGGGCGGCGTCTGAGGACGGGCGTGTGTGGGGCACTTACATTCACGGGATTCTGCATAATGATGATTTTCGCAGAGCTTGGTTGAATGACATCCGCATGCACAGAGGGTTATTACCGATTTCGCAGGGACTTCGATTCCTGGAACGCCGTGAGGCCGCATTTGATCGTTTGGCAGCGCATGTACGAGCAAACCTGGATATGCAGCGAATCTATGAGATGATGCGAATTGAGATGCGTACGAAAAAAGGAGGGAAATTCCAATGA
- the cobD gene encoding threonine-phosphate decarboxylase CobD, with product MLERYGHGGDLWTAEEAFGRPKEQFLDYSSNMNPLGPPEVVKQILQESWRDIVKYPDPVVRELTQKLAAKYDIDPASILVGNGAAELIDLIVRVLQPATTGLARPSFSEYEEAVHKSGGGIVNIPLFAQHQFELQWSDVEARLADVDLFFLGHPNNPTGKLLPSQVIQGLLQSNRHLVLDEAFMDFVPKEREHSMLQLASRTPKLTVIRSMTKFYSIPGIRLGFIVAHPDLIARMCQLQVQWSVNYLAQRMGSAVVEEEVFEQSTKAWLRVEKPWLIEQLRQLGLEVVPSEVNFLLFSFPEAFQITVKDAQRYMGHQGILIRDASLFEGLDDRYCRIAIRLRADNERLLLVLRQFIEQFTKNGGVTRA from the coding sequence ATGTTAGAACGATACGGCCATGGCGGGGACTTGTGGACCGCTGAGGAGGCCTTTGGGCGGCCGAAGGAGCAATTTCTCGATTATAGCTCCAACATGAATCCGCTGGGCCCGCCAGAGGTAGTGAAGCAGATTCTGCAAGAGAGTTGGCGTGACATCGTCAAATATCCAGACCCTGTTGTACGTGAATTGACGCAGAAGCTGGCGGCCAAGTATGACATTGATCCAGCGAGTATTCTCGTTGGTAATGGGGCGGCGGAGCTGATTGATCTCATCGTGCGTGTGCTGCAGCCTGCAACTACAGGACTAGCTAGACCGTCATTTAGCGAGTATGAGGAAGCCGTACATAAATCAGGCGGTGGGATCGTTAATATCCCGTTATTTGCGCAACATCAGTTTGAATTACAGTGGTCTGACGTCGAAGCGAGGTTAGCGGATGTAGATTTGTTTTTCCTCGGTCATCCGAATAATCCGACAGGCAAATTGCTTCCTTCCCAGGTCATTCAGGGCCTACTGCAGAGCAATAGACACCTTGTGCTGGATGAAGCGTTTATGGATTTTGTCCCCAAAGAGCGCGAGCATTCCATGTTGCAGCTTGCTTCGAGGACACCTAAATTGACGGTGATTCGCTCGATGACGAAGTTTTATTCCATTCCAGGTATTCGACTAGGGTTTATCGTGGCTCATCCCGACTTAATTGCACGGATGTGTCAGCTGCAAGTGCAGTGGAGTGTCAATTACCTCGCGCAGCGAATGGGTTCAGCAGTTGTAGAGGAGGAAGTATTCGAGCAATCCACGAAAGCTTGGCTGCGCGTGGAGAAGCCTTGGCTGATCGAGCAGCTGCGACAACTGGGTTTGGAAGTCGTGCCTAGCGAAGTGAACTTTCTGCTTTTCTCGTTCCCAGAAGCGTTCCAGATAACAGTGAAAGATGCTCAGCGCTATATGGGGCACCAAGGCATCTTAATTCGGGATGCTTCACTTTTTGAAGGATTAGATGATCGCTATTGTCGTATCGCGATTCGCTTAAGAGCAGATAACGAGCGGTTGCTTCTTGTCTTGCGTCAGTTCATCGAGCAATTCACAAAGAACGGAGGTGTGACCCGTGCATAA
- the cobS gene encoding adenosylcobinamide-GDP ribazoletransferase: MRHLRIGLDWLRAGLAAFQFLTRLPLPFQIDYTERVFQRSTVWYPLVGFVIGVLLQLAGVGVAYAVPAMPGAVLLLGLWVVLTGGLHLDGLMDTADGILSHRPREQMLEIMKDSRVGAMGVIVCVLQLMLKCSLLYTMLDTAKSGQHSQLLLVAIVPIWSRWFMVAAIRHWPYARPSSGLGSLFRGVTGGYVVTSLLLALIATMLYMLALGSDNAALWSTVLGFLAVTLLCGIGLAAYISSKLGGLTGDTYGALNELIETALLFTLIHFL, encoded by the coding sequence GTGCGTCATCTTCGTATTGGGCTAGACTGGCTGCGTGCCGGCCTGGCCGCTTTTCAATTTTTGACCCGTTTACCGCTGCCGTTCCAGATTGACTATACGGAGCGGGTATTCCAGCGAAGCACGGTGTGGTACCCGCTGGTCGGTTTCGTGATCGGTGTGCTTCTACAGTTGGCGGGAGTCGGAGTGGCTTATGCGGTTCCTGCCATGCCAGGCGCAGTCCTGCTGCTCGGCTTGTGGGTCGTGCTCACGGGGGGGCTTCACTTGGATGGTCTCATGGATACGGCGGATGGGATTCTGAGTCATCGGCCTCGCGAGCAAATGCTTGAAATCATGAAAGACAGTCGCGTGGGCGCGATGGGTGTGATCGTTTGCGTGTTGCAGCTCATGTTGAAATGCTCTCTCTTATATACGATGCTTGATACGGCCAAATCAGGGCAGCACAGTCAACTGCTGCTGGTAGCCATCGTACCGATATGGAGCCGTTGGTTCATGGTAGCTGCTATTCGTCATTGGCCATATGCCAGACCGAGTTCTGGATTGGGGAGTTTGTTCCGTGGGGTAACGGGAGGCTATGTCGTTACTTCTCTATTATTAGCTCTAATTGCAACTATGCTTTATATGCTTGCATTGGGCTCGGATAACGCTGCACTCTGGAGCACAGTCCTTGGCTTCTTAGCAGTGACTTTACTCTGTGGAATTGGCCTAGCTGCTTATATTAGCAGTAAATTAGGCGGGCTTACAGGCGATACCTATGGCGCTCTGAATGAACTCATAGAGACAGCGCTGTTGTTCACGCTGATTCATTTCTTGTAA
- the cbiB gene encoding adenosylcobinamide-phosphate synthase CbiB gives MWLYSPLEIVSMTAAAIMLDWLIGDPKWPTHPVIWIGRWIRWMEHKLHPGKNGDVTSVAANPRWVKWKGVVLTISTVALSFGIVLLFVSTAHRIHPWLGYAVSTWLIATTVAIKGLKDAAYLVYRPLRTGNLADARKYTGYIVGRDTAHLPEAELTRAVVETVAENIVDAVVAPLIYALLGGSPLAMLYRASNTLDSMVGYRNDRYRHFGWASARWDDVMNWLPARLTGALLVLTALLTPGCSAGRAAAAIRRFAHLHPSPNSGIPESAVAGALGIELGGLNSYGGAASERARLGWPLRPRTQQDIVYAVRMLYGVSFIMMGGLLCVIFVLG, from the coding sequence ATGTGGCTGTATAGCCCGCTGGAAATAGTAAGTATGACGGCTGCAGCCATTATGTTGGACTGGCTGATTGGCGATCCGAAATGGCCAACTCATCCCGTGATTTGGATCGGTCGTTGGATTCGTTGGATGGAACATAAGCTGCATCCGGGAAAAAACGGCGACGTCACTAGCGTGGCTGCGAACCCGAGGTGGGTGAAGTGGAAGGGAGTCGTGCTGACGATATCTACCGTTGCGCTCAGTTTCGGCATCGTCCTCTTGTTTGTGTCGACTGCACACCGCATTCACCCCTGGTTGGGGTATGCGGTATCCACCTGGCTGATCGCCACCACGGTGGCGATCAAGGGCTTGAAAGACGCCGCGTACCTCGTCTACCGTCCGCTGCGCACAGGCAACCTCGCAGATGCTCGCAAGTACACCGGCTACATCGTAGGCCGGGATACCGCGCATCTGCCCGAGGCAGAGCTGACGCGAGCCGTCGTGGAGACGGTCGCGGAGAACATCGTGGACGCGGTCGTCGCGCCCTTGATCTACGCGCTGCTCGGCGGTTCGCCGCTCGCGATGTTGTACCGCGCATCGAATACGCTGGATTCGATGGTCGGTTACCGAAATGACAGATACCGTCATTTCGGCTGGGCGTCGGCCCGCTGGGACGACGTCATGAACTGGCTGCCGGCGCGCCTGACCGGCGCCCTGCTCGTCCTGACAGCCCTGCTCACGCCGGGCTGCTCAGCTGGGCGCGCTGCGGCAGCGATACGCCGCTTCGCGCATCTACACCCCAGCCCGAACAGCGGGATACCCGAGTCGGCGGTTGCCGGGGCACTCGGGATCGAGCTTGGCGGGCTGAACAGCTACGGAGGCGCTGCGAGTGAGCGCGCCCGCTTGGGCTGGCCGCTGCGTCCGCGAACGCAGCAGGACATTGTCTACGCCGTGAGAATGCTCTACGGCGTCAGTTTCATCATGATGGGAGGACTCCTGTGCGTCATCTTCGTATTGGGCTAG
- the cobU gene encoding bifunctional adenosylcobinamide kinase/adenosylcobinamide-phosphate guanylyltransferase has product MAVLVTGGARSGKSSFAEKLAMHRNQRGIYIATCLAEDEEMKERVGLHQQMRLQAGFPWETREEPYALVDELNKLQESGEGAVVLVDCLTLWLTNWLLYYEASSYAAEHVGKRIDELVQAVASHPGQVILVTNEVGDGIVPEYPLGRQFRDLAGRMNQRLAAVCEEVFLVTVGIPVELKSRAYVFET; this is encoded by the coding sequence ATGGCGGTATTGGTTACAGGCGGCGCGCGCAGCGGAAAGAGCTCTTTCGCTGAGAAGCTGGCGATGCATCGCAATCAGCGCGGAATTTACATCGCGACCTGTCTTGCCGAAGATGAGGAAATGAAGGAGCGGGTGGGACTGCACCAGCAGATGAGGCTGCAGGCGGGTTTCCCTTGGGAAACGCGGGAGGAGCCGTATGCGCTGGTGGATGAGCTTAACAAGCTACAGGAGAGCGGTGAAGGGGCTGTTGTGTTGGTGGACTGCCTAACACTATGGCTTACGAATTGGCTATTGTACTACGAAGCTTCCAGCTATGCGGCTGAGCATGTCGGCAAGCGCATTGATGAGCTTGTGCAAGCGGTAGCTTCCCACCCTGGACAAGTCATCTTGGTGACGAACGAAGTGGGCGACGGCATTGTGCCGGAATATCCGCTTGGTCGACAGTTCCGAGATTTGGCGGGTCGTATGAATCAACGGCTCGCTGCGGTTTGTGAGGAGGTTTTCCTCGTGACCGTGGGGATTCCAGTTGAATTAAAAAGCAGAGCTTACGTATTTGAGACATAG
- the cobT gene encoding nicotinate-nucleotide--dimethylbenzimidazole phosphoribosyltransferase yields MNRLEALLQAIEPLHAEIVGQANDHLNQLTKPQGSLGKLEDIARQVAGITGEVMPDLSKKAVIVMAGDHGVCEEGISAFPAEVTPQMVLNFLSGGAAVNVLARHAGADVVCVDIGVNADLEHPNLVSCKVRKGTRNMAREAALSLDETVDAILAGVRIVDDLVEKGYRLFATGEMGIGNTTASAAILCALTGLEAGQAVGRGTGIDDATWLHKQSVVTKALNVNGLRAEGGETSAAYGLEVLSKVGGLEIAGLVGVILGAAKHRCPVVVDGFISSTAALVASRLAPLSASYMLASHLSQEQGHAKLLESLGLKAMLQMDMRLGEGTGAVLVFNLIDAAGKIMREMATFDSAGVSRG; encoded by the coding sequence ATGAATAGATTAGAAGCTTTGCTTCAAGCGATTGAACCGCTCCATGCGGAGATCGTAGGACAAGCAAATGATCATTTAAACCAATTGACGAAGCCGCAGGGAAGTTTAGGCAAGTTAGAGGATATTGCACGACAAGTCGCGGGTATTACGGGTGAAGTGATGCCGGACTTATCGAAAAAAGCCGTGATTGTTATGGCAGGCGACCATGGTGTGTGTGAAGAAGGCATTTCTGCCTTCCCAGCGGAAGTAACGCCTCAGATGGTGCTTAACTTCTTATCTGGCGGCGCTGCTGTCAATGTACTTGCCCGACATGCGGGAGCGGATGTCGTGTGTGTGGATATCGGCGTGAATGCGGATTTGGAGCATCCGAATCTGGTCTCATGCAAAGTTCGCAAGGGCACGCGCAATATGGCACGAGAGGCTGCGCTATCTCTGGATGAGACGGTGGATGCAATTCTAGCAGGTGTGCGGATCGTGGATGATTTGGTTGAAAAAGGCTATCGACTTTTCGCCACAGGCGAAATGGGGATCGGCAATACAACAGCAAGCGCTGCGATCCTATGCGCGTTGACGGGCTTGGAAGCTGGCCAGGCCGTGGGCCGTGGCACAGGGATAGACGATGCGACATGGCTGCATAAGCAATCGGTCGTTACGAAGGCGCTGAACGTGAACGGTCTGCGCGCCGAGGGTGGAGAGACAAGCGCTGCGTATGGGCTTGAAGTGTTGAGTAAAGTCGGCGGATTGGAGATCGCCGGACTGGTTGGGGTGATTCTTGGCGCGGCGAAGCACCGCTGCCCGGTTGTCGTCGACGGCTTCATCTCGTCGACAGCAGCGCTCGTGGCGAGCCGATTAGCTCCGCTAAGCGCGTCCTACATGCTCGCCTCGCACTTGTCGCAGGAGCAAGGGCATGCGAAGCTCCTGGAGTCGCTTGGCCTCAAAGCGATGCTGCAGATGGATATGCGGTTGGGCGAAGGCACGGGCGCAGTGCTTGTGTTTAACTTGATCGATGCTGCAGGCAAGATCATGAGAGAGATGGCGACATTCGACAGTGCCGGCGTGTCGCGCGGGTAA
- a CDS encoding heme ABC transporter ATP-binding protein, which translates to MIQVEGLSRRFHDQSVLDQISFEVAHGEFFGIIGPNGSGKSTLLRLLSGMDPVNDGRVLLKGKKVGSYSRKELAKWLAVLQQDALPPVGFTVREVIEMGRFPFQSWLGGDLENAERLIEAIVAKLELEALVHRTIERLSGGERQRVALAKVMAQQPSLLMLDEPTTFLDIGYQVQMMDYIRSWQQEAELTVVAVLHDLNLAAQYCTRLMIIHEGRVAAIGTPEEIMKSDLIAHVYGTEPIVLKHPVTDVPQILLQPGK; encoded by the coding sequence ATGATACAAGTAGAGGGGCTCTCCCGCCGTTTTCACGATCAGAGTGTGTTAGACCAGATTAGTTTTGAGGTGGCGCATGGGGAGTTTTTTGGCATTATTGGTCCGAATGGCAGCGGCAAGTCTACCCTGCTTCGCTTGCTTTCCGGCATGGATCCTGTGAACGATGGCCGTGTGCTTTTGAAAGGGAAAAAAGTGGGCTCTTACTCTCGCAAAGAGCTGGCCAAATGGCTCGCCGTTCTTCAACAAGACGCTCTTCCGCCTGTCGGGTTCACGGTTCGCGAAGTGATCGAGATGGGGCGGTTCCCTTTTCAAAGCTGGCTAGGCGGAGATCTGGAAAATGCAGAGAGACTTATTGAGGCAATTGTGGCAAAATTAGAACTGGAAGCGCTCGTCCATCGAACGATTGAGCGGTTGAGCGGTGGCGAACGGCAGCGCGTTGCACTAGCTAAAGTGATGGCCCAGCAGCCGAGTTTGCTCATGCTGGATGAGCCGACGACCTTCCTCGATATCGGCTATCAAGTCCAAATGATGGACTATATCCGAAGCTGGCAGCAGGAAGCGGAGCTGACGGTAGTGGCTGTCCTGCATGATCTGAATTTGGCGGCGCAGTATTGCACGCGTTTGATGATCATCCATGAGGGGCGTGTTGCCGCTATTGGCACACCTGAGGAGATCATGAAGAGTGACCTGATTGCTCATGTGTACGGGACAGAACCGATTGTGTTGAAACATCCTGTTACAGATGTACCGCAGATATTATTACAACCTGGAAAATAA
- a CDS encoding FecCD family ABC transporter permease, with the protein MKRKLIVGGGVGVILLLLSIVVSLSIGTANLPIADIVGILGKHIPGVSSHIEMSWPQSSEQILNKVRIPRVLLGILVGASLSIAGAAFQGVLRNPLADPYSLGVSSGASVGAAILIYFGLQFAWFGQWSIPIVAFATGAISLFLVLKLALIDGKLKMETLILSGVVMQAFLGAFVSFLVSISNQVINEIIFWLMGSLALRGWSYVYMIMPYLAVGMIILMGYARSLNLLALGERQAAHLGVHVERTKLIVLTTATLITASAVSVAGVIGFVGLIVPHLIRLIVGPDYRLIIPLSAIGGGIYVLWADTIARTLLSPTEIPLGVITAFLGAPFFAYLLHKDKKTLRG; encoded by the coding sequence ATGAAAAGAAAACTAATCGTTGGGGGAGGAGTAGGAGTCATACTCCTTCTTCTTTCTATTGTGGTGAGTTTATCGATAGGAACAGCAAATCTGCCGATCGCCGACATTGTGGGCATTCTGGGGAAACATATTCCAGGTGTAAGCAGTCATATCGAGATGAGCTGGCCGCAATCATCAGAGCAAATTTTGAATAAAGTGCGTATTCCGCGCGTACTGCTAGGAATTCTTGTCGGCGCTTCGCTTTCAATTGCAGGGGCAGCCTTCCAAGGCGTGCTTCGCAATCCGCTCGCTGATCCTTATTCCTTAGGGGTTTCCTCGGGGGCATCGGTGGGGGCGGCCATCCTCATCTATTTCGGACTCCAATTCGCTTGGTTCGGCCAGTGGTCCATTCCTATTGTGGCCTTCGCGACAGGAGCTATTTCTTTATTTTTAGTATTAAAATTGGCACTCATTGATGGAAAGCTCAAAATGGAAACGTTGATCTTATCTGGAGTCGTCATGCAGGCTTTTCTAGGAGCGTTCGTTTCGTTCCTCGTATCGATTTCCAACCAAGTGATTAATGAGATTATTTTCTGGTTGATGGGCAGCCTTGCACTGCGAGGATGGTCGTATGTGTACATGATTATGCCTTATCTTGCCGTCGGGATGATCATTTTAATGGGCTATGCGAGGTCGTTAAATTTGTTAGCGCTCGGGGAGCGTCAAGCCGCACATCTAGGCGTGCATGTAGAACGCACGAAACTGATCGTTCTCACTACGGCGACGTTGATAACAGCTTCAGCTGTATCGGTGGCTGGCGTTATTGGCTTCGTAGGATTAATCGTTCCCCATTTGATACGACTGATCGTGGGGCCCGACTATCGCTTGATCATTCCGCTTTCCGCCATTGGCGGGGGAATTTATGTCTTATGGGCGGATACGATCGCCCGAACGTTACTCAGTCCGACGGAAATTCCACTGGGTGTCATCACGGCTTTCCTGGGTGCCCCGTTTTTCGCCTATCTGCTTCACAAGGATAAGAAAACGTTAAGAGGTTGA
- a CDS encoding ABC transporter substrate-binding protein has product MKQKWVTKGLVATLALATAVSLSACAKKEAEISDPSKLGGGSTKAPVSTASATPVAVKKTTYPLKVKDATGKEFTFDKAPEKIASVSPAETEALFAIGLESNIVGVSDYDDYPEAAKSKPKLGSIVKPNVEAVIASNANLVITGVSMNAESVEKLRALNINVFKVDPKTLDDAITNIQTFGQITDHQEQADKVVSKMKADRQKVVDAVKDVKQENKKKVYIEFAPGWTVGSGVFMDELIKLSGGVNVAADKEGWYEISEEKIIQQNPSVILFGNGIIDSKTKKPLEDIIRTRGGWDAIDAVKNKRVIGLDQNLLSRPGPRLTDGLVEMAKGIYPELVK; this is encoded by the coding sequence ATGAAACAAAAGTGGGTCACCAAAGGATTAGTAGCAACACTAGCGCTTGCAACAGCAGTTTCGTTGTCCGCATGCGCCAAGAAAGAAGCAGAAATCTCAGATCCATCAAAGCTTGGCGGAGGATCGACCAAAGCGCCAGTATCGACGGCATCGGCAACACCAGTCGCAGTGAAGAAAACAACGTATCCTTTGAAAGTGAAGGATGCAACGGGGAAAGAATTTACATTTGACAAAGCGCCTGAGAAGATCGCATCCGTATCGCCGGCGGAGACAGAAGCGCTATTCGCGATCGGTTTAGAGTCCAACATCGTGGGTGTTTCGGATTATGATGACTACCCAGAAGCGGCTAAATCGAAACCGAAGCTGGGCAGCATTGTGAAACCGAATGTAGAGGCTGTCATTGCGTCCAATGCAAATCTAGTCATTACGGGCGTTTCGATGAATGCGGAATCGGTTGAGAAGCTTCGCGCGCTGAACATTAATGTGTTCAAAGTAGATCCGAAAACGTTAGATGATGCCATCACCAATATTCAAACGTTCGGTCAAATTACCGATCATCAGGAGCAAGCGGACAAGGTCGTTAGCAAAATGAAAGCGGACCGTCAAAAGGTTGTTGATGCTGTGAAAGACGTGAAGCAAGAGAATAAGAAAAAAGTGTACATCGAATTTGCCCCAGGTTGGACAGTTGGAAGCGGCGTGTTCATGGATGAGCTGATCAAGCTTTCCGGCGGCGTGAATGTGGCTGCGGATAAAGAAGGCTGGTACGAAATCAGTGAAGAGAAGATTATTCAACAAAATCCAAGTGTGATCTTGTTTGGGAACGGAATTATTGATTCAAAAACGAAGAAACCGCTAGAAGACATCATTCGTACGCGCGGCGGTTGGGATGCAATCGACGCTGTGAAAAATAAACGTGTAATTGGGTTAGATCAGAACCTGCTCAGCCGTCCAGGGCCAAGATTAACAGACGGATTGGTGGAAATGGCGAAAGGAATCTATCCTGAATTGGTGAAATAA
- a CDS encoding aspartyl-phosphate phosphatase Spo0E family protein — MAFMEYQLTSFQKQFQIREQDFGKRWLSKNAKKPNTLSILEEEIHTLRRKMEQMVMEGREMTSDAVVELSTMLDQKINEYMTSGKKSR; from the coding sequence ATGGCTTTTATGGAATATCAGCTAACTAGCTTTCAAAAGCAGTTTCAGATTCGCGAGCAAGATTTCGGCAAACGTTGGTTATCCAAAAATGCCAAGAAGCCCAATACCCTGTCGATTCTCGAGGAAGAGATTCATACGTTAAGACGCAAAATGGAACAGATGGTCATGGAAGGTCGAGAAATGACATCCGATGCAGTCGTTGAATTAAGTACAATGCTGGATCAGAAAATAAATGAATATATGACGTCAGGAAAGAAAAGTCGGTGA